One Gemmatimonadota bacterium DNA segment encodes these proteins:
- a CDS encoding DEAD/DEAH box helicase, translating to MAETFADLGLRPELVAEAEAAGFAFPTPLQRAAMPVLRRGGNAVLHASEGAGVTAAYGLALLDRLAGEPAGAAAGGGAAIRAVDGERGERGERALQAVVLVPLDEAAARIAIFLARFARPLGLRVLALERDWPPVRTGADVLVAAPAALLEAIQKSLVKLDAVRAFVVHGASTMLSLIRREVLEDIANSMPREAQRVLTSGELSAAVEDYIERHVRRPLRFGGRAAEPAAAG from the coding sequence ATGGCCGAAACATTTGCAGATCTGGGGCTGAGGCCGGAGCTGGTCGCGGAAGCCGAAGCGGCAGGGTTCGCCTTCCCCACGCCGCTGCAGCGCGCGGCCATGCCGGTGCTCAGACGAGGTGGCAACGCTGTGCTGCACGCCTCTGAGGGCGCCGGCGTGACCGCGGCGTACGGGCTGGCCCTGCTGGACCGGCTGGCCGGCGAGCCGGCCGGCGCAGCGGCGGGCGGTGGTGCGGCGATCCGTGCCGTCGACGGGGAGCGTGGGGAGCGTGGGGAGCGTGCGCTCCAGGCGGTGGTGCTGGTGCCGCTCGATGAGGCCGCGGCCCGCATTGCCATTTTCCTCGCCCGCTTTGCCCGCCCACTCGGACTACGGGTGCTCGCGCTGGAGCGGGACTGGCCGCCAGTGAGGACGGGGGCGGATGTGCTGGTGGCCGCGCCGGCGGCCCTGCTGGAGGCGATCCAGAAGTCGCTGGTCAAGCTGGACGCGGTGCGTGCCTTTGTGGTGCACGGCGCCTCGACGATGCTGTCACTGATCAGGCGGGAGGTCCTGGAGGACATCGCCAACTCGATGCCGCGGGAGGCGCAGCGGGTGCTGACGAGTGGCGAACTTTCGGCCGCGGTCGAGGACTACATCGAGCGGCACGTCCGGCGTCCCCTCCGGTTTGGCGGGCGGGCTGCGGAGCCCGCGGCGGCGGGC